A DNA window from Oenanthe melanoleuca isolate GR-GAL-2019-014 chromosome 11, OMel1.0, whole genome shotgun sequence contains the following coding sequences:
- the CEBPG gene encoding CCAAT/enhancer-binding protein gamma produces the protein MSKTSQQNSTTDASGVSVIHTQAHSSGLQQVPQLVPVSPGGGGKAVPPSKQGKKNSFVDRNSDEYRQRRERNNMAVKKSRLKSKQKAQDTLQRVNQLKEENERLEAKIKLLTKELSVLKDLFLEHAHSFADNVQPVGTETTTTNPENSGQ, from the coding sequence ATGAGCAAGACATCCCAACAGAACAGCACCACAGATGCGAGCGGAGTAAGTGTGATTCACACCCAAGCACACTCCAGTGGTTTGCAGCAGGTTCCCCAGCTGGTGCCAGTTAGTCCTGGTGGTGGAGGCAAAGCTGTGCCTCCGAGCaaacaggggaagaaaaattcctttgTGGATAGAAACAGTGATGAGTATCGCCAGCGCAGAGAGCGAAACAACATGGCAGTGAAAAAGAGCCGCttaaaaagcaagcagaaagcACAAGACACACTGCAAAGGGTCAACCAgcttaaagaagaaaatgaacgTTTAGAGGCAAAAATTAAACTCCTGACCAAGGAGCTGAGCGTACTGAAAGACTTGTTCCTTGAGCATGCCCACAGTTTTGCAGATAACGTGCAACCTGTTGGCACTGAGACCACCACAACAAATCCAGAGAACAGTGGGCAGTAG